Proteins encoded within one genomic window of Rhododendron vialii isolate Sample 1 chromosome 1a, ASM3025357v1:
- the LOC131304831 gene encoding phosphoglycerate kinase, cytosolic-like codes for MVTKRSVGNLKEPDLKGKKVFVRVDLNVPLDDNFNITDDTRIRAAVPTIKYLMGHGVKAILSSHLGRPKGVTTKYSLKPLVPRLSELLGVEVKMANDCIGEEVEKMVAALPDGSVLLLENVRFYKEEEKNDPEFAKKLASLADLYMNDAFGTAHRAHASTEGVAKYLKPSVAGFLMQKELDYLVGAVSNPKRPFAAIVGESKASSKIDVIELLLEKVDILLLGGGLIFTFYKAQGHSVGSSLVEEDKLDLATSLLEKAKFKGVSLMLPSDVVIADKFAADANSKTVPASGIPDGWMGLDIGPDSIKAFGEALDTTKTVIWNGPMGVFEFDKFAAGTEAIAKKLADLSGKGVTTIIGGGDSVAAVEKVGLAEKMSHISTGGGANLELLEGKPLPGVLALNDA; via the exons ATGGTGACAAAGAGGAGTGTAGGTAATCTGAAGGAACCAGATCTGAAGGGAAAGAAGGTGTTTGTGAGGGTTGATCTGAATGTTCCTTTGGATGACAATTTCAATATCACCGATGATACCAGAATCCGAGCAGCTGTCCCAACCATCAAGTACTTGATGGGTCATGGTGTCAAAGCCATCCTCTCTTCTCATCTG GGACGCCCAAAGGGTGTCACAACGAAGTACAGCTTGAAGCCTCTTGTGCCAAGGTTGTCTGAACTTCTTGGTGTTGAG GTCAAGATGGCGAATGACTGCATTGGCGAAGAAGTTGAAAAAATGGTGGCTGCATTGCCAGATGGGAGTGTCCTGCTTCTGGAGAATGTGAGGTTCTATAAGGAGGAAGAGAAGAATGATCCTGAATTTGCGAAGAAGCTAGCATCGCTCGCTGATCTCTACATGAATGATGCATTTGGAACTGCTCATAGAGCACATGCTTCCACAGAAGGAGTGGCTAAGTACTTGAAGCCTTCGGTCGCCGGATTCCTTATGCAGAAG GAACTTGACTATCTTGTTGGAGCCGTGTCAAATCCCAAAAGACCATTTGCTGCGATCGTTGGTGAATCCAAGGCGTCAAGTAAGATCGATGTGATTGAGTTATTGTTGGAGAAGGTTGACATTCTGTTGCTCGGTGGAGGTTTGATTTTTACGTTCTACAAGGCCCAAGGTCACTCAGTTGGATCATCACTTGTGGAGGAAGACAAGCTTGATCTTGCAACATCCCTTCTTGAGAAGGCAAAGTTTAAAGGGGTGTCTTTGATGCTGCCTTCTGATGTAGTTATTGCTGACAAGTTTGCTGCTGATGCCAATAGCAAG ACTGTTCCAGCATCTGGTATCCCTGATGGTTGGATGGGATTGGATATCGGACCTGATTCAATTAAGGCCTTTGGGGAAGCCTTGGATACCACCAAAACTGTTATTTGGAATGGACCTATGGGCGTTTTTGAGTTTGACAAGTTTGCTGCAGGAACAGAG GCAATTGCAAAGAAATTGGCAGACCTTAGTGGAAAGGGGGTGACAACAATAATTGGAGGAGGCGACTCTGTTGCAGCGGTGGAGAAGGTTGGCCTAGCGGAAAAGATGAGCCACATCTCAACTGGAGGCGGTGCCAACTTGGAACTTCTCGAGGGAAAACCACTTCCTGGAGTTCTTGCCCTTAATGATGCTTGA